A single Gadus macrocephalus chromosome 22, ASM3116895v1 DNA region contains:
- the s100s gene encoding S100 calcium binding protein S isoform X1 — translation MPDTIMSKEPSSDLESAMQMLIKTFHKYSGKEGDKYTLSRGELKELLLGELGSYLGSGKDNEGVEKVMNDLDANNDGEVDFTEFIILMGALTVACNDFFLDVKTEDKPKE, via the exons ATGCCGGACACAAT CATGTCCAAGGAGCCCAGTTCCGACTTGGAGAGCGCCATGCAGATGCTCATCAAGACCTTCCATAAGTACTCTGGGAAGGAGGGGGACAAGTACACCCTGAGCCGGGGGGAGCTCAaagagctgctgctgggggagCTAGGCAGCTACCTCGGG AGCGGCAAAGATAATGAGGGGGTGGAGAAGGTGATGAACGACCTGGACGCCAACAACGACGGGGAGGTGGACTTCACCGAGTTCATCATCCTCATGGGCGCCCTCACGGTGGCCTGCAACGACTTCTTCCTCGACGTCAAGACAGAAGACAAGCCCAAGGAATAG
- the s100s gene encoding S100 calcium binding protein S isoform X2, with protein sequence MSKEPSSDLESAMQMLIKTFHKYSGKEGDKYTLSRGELKELLLGELGSYLGSGKDNEGVEKVMNDLDANNDGEVDFTEFIILMGALTVACNDFFLDVKTEDKPKE encoded by the exons ATGTCCAAGGAGCCCAGTTCCGACTTGGAGAGCGCCATGCAGATGCTCATCAAGACCTTCCATAAGTACTCTGGGAAGGAGGGGGACAAGTACACCCTGAGCCGGGGGGAGCTCAaagagctgctgctgggggagCTAGGCAGCTACCTCGGG AGCGGCAAAGATAATGAGGGGGTGGAGAAGGTGATGAACGACCTGGACGCCAACAACGACGGGGAGGTGGACTTCACCGAGTTCATCATCCTCATGGGCGCCCTCACGGTGGCCTGCAACGACTTCTTCCTCGACGTCAAGACAGAAGACAAGCCCAAGGAATAG